TTTTGGTACTGAGGGAACCAACTTCGCCCTCTATTTCGACTAAGAGGGCTCGGTAAAAAGAAAGATAATCTCCTTGTGTTGAGGCTTCTCCTAAACAAACTCACTTTATTGAGGGCAATGCTTCTACGAAGGTGAATTCTTTTATAAAGATGCCAGACATTTTTTCTTTCTGACTTCCATGCACTCTTGAAGAAGTTGCTGATATTGTTTCAACATTAGATTTATCCTTCGTTTAGAACCTTCATGGGAGGTATAAGATGAAAATGGCTTCTGAGCTTGCTTACAACATGTTCAAAGTTGCTTCTAACTTATGTCTCATTTCTGTTGGGCAGGGTGATGTATTAGCCTCGGGTAGTCCCTTCAAGGAAAGGGATACTTGAAAAGGAAAGGGTGAAGCTAAAGAGTTGAAGTGTGTCAACCTTCAAAAGGGGCTTCTTACGTTGTTGGAGGAAGCTAAGTTTGTTAACTCTTTCCAAAAGGTCGTGACAACACATGGGTCTCCTTCTTCCTTGGCGGCTCGTATGGCGGAGCTAAAAGATGCCCTCAGAGGTGCAGAGGAGTGTTATGAGGTTGCTTCCACTTTGATTAAGGAGAAGGTTAGCTAGGTGAAAAAATACTTGAAATTTCTCTAAGACGAGGTGGTCGGCATGAGGCGGACGCTCTATGATTCTCTTGAACAGACTATGCGTTGTGGTTGCAGTTCTTGAACGAGTTTTAGCATGCACTCCTTAAAtagattttaccctaatcctaCTTGTACGCATCATTCTTTGGGACAAATGCTTATCAGTTCCTTTAAGAAGCCTGAAAAAGaactctatgatggattgcaagtgcataaaattttttttttccaataGTTGAACCATAAACCTTAATCCTAACTCGTacgcatcattctttgggatATGTGCTTATCATTTCCTTTATGAAGCTTGAAAAAAGaactctatgatggattgcaagtgtaGAAAACCATTTTCCAATGGTTGAAACAGATATTTCctttagaagttggatgcattcaaTCCATATAACATTTTCCAATGTTTGGAATAGATAATTCCTCACAGCTAAGAAGTTGGATTTATTACAATATTCTgttttaatattatgtgtaaacaatgcaacttaaaaaaagattttgcacCTCAGTTTTCCTAAAAACCGATGGGATAATTTAGTGTTGAAATTAAGGATATTTATCACCATCCTTAATCAAATCCTCGCCGTCCATTTCATGgctatcaacgctcaagacactacCATTAATGATTCacgtgaaacataaataacttccattataaaagcattctgaatatcaaaaattgataatgaaacatcatGAAGTGCTTGAAACTATCATACACTTTAAGGTTTGCAAAAGTGTTTGCTATGaagagttctctatgatggactgcaagagcagaaaattatttgggtttaaggtttgtgttcttaaatatttattttggcagaaaatcatttatttatctaatttttttgtctaacccttttttttcttcatatcagAAACAAAGACAAGCAAAAGCCATAGAAAATATTATGCACCCATCATTTGATCTTTTCCAAAATTATATGATTTAAAGATCTAAAATCTTTATCTTGGGGAAACTAATTTTTTCTGTGTAAACAGTGTAATATTTTGAGTAAACAATGTTgtttgtaaacaaattattttattaattttctatGTAAATAATGTAAcgagttttaattaaaaaaaactaatttacgCTTCAGTTTTATACTTTTATTGAtaaacctatatatatatatatatatatgaggcgTTAgtattgtaaataataaaagtgcagatgatggggttcgaacccatgcgCAAATAATTTTACCTATCGGTGTTTTAAAAAACGAGGTGTTAAGTCGTTACTTTTTATGATGCCCTTCGTTACCTCGTTTCTATAGCCGAGATAAAATGCATTTCGCGTCCGAGGTTAAAAGCACTTTTTATAGTAGTATACCCAAAATTGCGTTTAATAAACCTCATATGTAAGATGTACGTTTGAGCCGTATCAGAATCGCAGAAATGCGTTAAGTCTATATTGAATATGTGGTTGACTCTGGAGTGTGTTTAAGCCATATCAAAATCGCAAAATTACGTTAATCACACATAATCCAATTGACCTACTACATGTCATCCATTAATTGACACATACTATTTGTTTCCACACTTTTATTTACCAAAAATAAAAAGACCAtaactatttaaaaataaaatagaaagattattCCGCGAACATATGTCAACATGATAAAGAgaccaaaattataatttaatctttttaattaatatgaaaaaaatttataaaccacctaaatttttaaaataaagctAGTAACTCATATTATCATGTACTATAGATAATTAAGGAAATCTAGAGGAGTAATTGCTTCCCTAAAATGCAAGCATACTAATGAATAACAAACAACTAGTACTAGTAAGCATGATTATGCCTCTTGATACTTCTAGGAAATAATTGTGTCTATTAAGTTTTTTCCTACCAACTAACCCCAAATATGTTAAATAACGATAAACTTAAAAAGATGAAGTGTATGGTAGTACCACTATttgtaaatataaatttttttcatcGATCACATATTAAATGACATTACATTTCAAATGTATGCAATCTATAGAaaaatagttaattaaattaaatatttttagttagTAAAATTATTACatacaaaattttataaatttaatttattttgtaaaagAAAAGTTGCATTAGCAATctaaagtaataaaaataaaaatataatttttttcagaCGAGACATGAGAGTGTATAGTTAATTGCTCTAGAATATGTAAAGGTCTAATAGGGTAACacatgttgagaatcaagtgtgagtgtggataatagtcccacattggaaatgtgtgtggtgacttgagcatatataagtgggagaacccactcacctatcaccttaaggttttaggtggagaagtggtgtctctcccacaaaggtgtgttgctcaaaggaatgtcccggAATTAACGATGCTCCcgactcgaccctcccccgatgttgcgctaacaatggtatcatgagcctttggttcgagaaaaagggaccggctaaaaacttgtagttgaaagatacaagtgtatgtggaagagagagcttccacatgagggggagcattgtgtaagactcacacttgagggggagtgttgagaatcaagtgtgagtgtggataatagtcccacattgggaatgtgtgtggtgacttgagcatatataagtgggagaacccactcacctatcaccttaaggttttaggtggagaagtggtgtctctcccacaaacGTGTGTTGCTCAAAAGAATGTCCCGGAATTAACGATGCTCCcgactcgaccctcccccgatgttgcgctaacaaCACAAATCATAGGATTCCCCAAAATAGAGTTTCTGCATGGTTGAGAAATTTACAAATTTTAAGGGTTGTAATCACAATAATTATGTTCAAAATCAATCATAAACAAAATTTCATTATGATTTATTTTTGTTGAGATAGCTTTTACTCATTAAATTTTctaattttgataattttaaaaaaaattaaccttCAGCAAAGAAAAATATGTTTGCCTTAATAAATTATACCATTTTATAAGTgatttttctatattattttttatatgaattagttatcttgaattaaattaaataattaaataatatgtttGAGTATTATAACACtcgaattaaattaaataaaattaattaaaaaaaacaacattcaCATAACATTTTTCAATATGAAGTAGGTGGTGCAATCCAAGTGTTTATCAATTCAGTAGAAACGTGACTGCCTAAAACACCATTTACATCTCTTGTCTAAGAAGCAATCTATAAACACATTGACTTCATGAAAAATTGCCATGAAAATAAACATTTATAATTTTCTATGATGAAACAATGTGGAGGTTGAAGGTGTGACAACTTTAGATCAATAAGatgattattttctttttacaatAAGGCACAACAAGACCATTGTTGAAAAAGTAGGTAAATAAAGAGACTCCTTTTACTAGAATGTCAAAGAAAGGTTTGAGAACTTGAAGAAAAGATAAGGAAGCATGTCCTCAATTTTATATCATGTTGTTGGCCATCCATTCTCACCACCATAAAGTCATTACTCAATTGGATTCTTCCTTTTTGGATTCTTCTTAATGGTGATTCTTAATCTTAAATACCCACCTCTAATCACCCTCTAATCCTCATGGACTTCCCTTTGGCTCTTTTTCCCTTACTAGTCTTCATAGTAAACAATGTTTCATCATTTTAATTACAAGCACCTTTACATAATACACGATTAACAATTATCCGAGTTTTATCCTAAGATATCTTTGCCCAATTATAAACTGAATCGACTTAATCAACTGAGTTGAGTTAGTTGAATTCACTTTTTAGAAAATAAACAACTAAAATGTTGTATATTCGATTTCACGTTACTACATCTGTATTCTTCCACAACTATCAACTCAACTGATTTAACGGCACCTGATTTTACTAATGGTGAatagtaaaattattttaaagaatTTTTACATCATTTTAGATGAATCGGACGGTTGAGATTAAAAGTTGAGCAAAGTGTCACAATTTCCAACTAGAAAATAGAAGAACTCACACACTCTTCTCTTCCACCATAGACATTCTTTCACTCTTTGCATCTTCACTTTCTTCTCAGAAATTGCAAATTCATTATCTCTCTTTCTCTGTGAAAAGGGTCTGAATTTACCTCATAATTATCACAAATCTTCGTTGTTAGCAAATTCTATCACAATTTCAGAGAAATTCAACACCGCAACAACCTTAAACACTTTGATATGTCATCAGATATAAGCTAAATTTCGGAATTAAGCTTCAAGAACATAAGGTGTTTGTTTAAATGCGCGTTAATTTTATGGCAATTGGGAAATTTTGTTGTgctagttgttttgtttttcagcGTAATTGAGGGTTTGGTTGTGTTTAATTTAGCGATTGTGAGGTAAAGTTTGAAGCTTTTGTTGGTGGGGTGGTGGGAATTTTGTGGTGTGAGTGATGGGTGGGGATCGTGTGTTACTATTACAATCTGTTGGAAAAGAACCGCCATTAAAACGGCGAGCTGGGTTGCGGAGGAAGCAAGCTGGAAGAGGGTCTTACAGAGGGAGCTAGATAGTTAGGGGAAAGTTGATTGATTGGTTCTTTCTGTGTGATTGGATTTGGGGGGTTTTTTTGGTCTTTTTTTTTTGGAGGTTTCAAGGTTTGTAAGTTTTTAAAGGAACAAGAAGATGGGTAGCAATTTGCATCAACTACTCAGAAGTCTTTGTTTCAATACTCATTGGAATTATGCTATATTTTGGAAGCTCAAGCATTGTGCTCCAAATCCAATGTATGTTATTACTACAACTTTTGGTCATTTGGTTATGTTACGAATGAGCTTCGCACAAAGAGTTATGTATCATTACTTTAAATTTTTGAGGCGTGGTACTTTTTTTGTTGCAGGATCTTAACATTGGAGGATGCTTACTGTGACAATTCGGATTATTTTGACGCTTCAGAAAATAAGACCTTGGAACAGATTAAGGGTGGGAAATTTTCACATGAAGCTTTGGGGTTAGCTGTGGCAAAAATGTCGTATAATGTTTACTCATTAGGGGAAGGGTATGAATAATCAAATGTAACATTTTACTTGagatttgaaacttttgattacgTAGTGCTTGTCCTAAGATCCTTCTTTGTGTACAGTGTTGTTGGACAGGTAGCTGTTACTGGAAAACATCGGTGGATCTGTGCAGATGATCAAGTTACAAGTTCTGACTTGTCTTTTGAGGTGAGAATTCAAGTTACAAGTTACAAGTTTTGAAGGTCTTTACATGGTATTGGACAAGTACATGTCACTATCCAGCTAAACTTGCAACCGTTCTCATTCTTTTCctctttttggtttgattttcAGTTTACTGATTTGTGGCAAACACAGTTTTCTGCTGGAATTAGGGTAAGCTAACTGATCTCTTAGAATTGGAAGAGTGAACTTCACATGTCTATCTAGAAATTAGAATTGCGTCATGATACCAACAGTAATAGTACCAAGCAGTATTGTTAAATAATGTCTATAGAGCTATAGCATAGCAGAATTTGAACAAAACGTTGGTGACATGCTATATAGTACAAAGTGTTGTCAAATAGTGGCTATAGCAGCGTTATAGCACTGCTGTGTAACGGAATTAAAACAGACCGCTATTTTCTATGATCCGCGATTGACAACAATGATACCGAGCCATTATAGGGTTCTGGCTTAATGTTCTTATTTCACTAGTTGCAACCAAATTATATTGAAATCATATAATGTTGCATTCCATTTTAGAGTAATTATTACGAGAAACCTAGAGATTCTTTGATAGAAAATAATGCATCACTTTACTTTGTCTGCACTGAAGTTTTTCATTGACAAAGCTTTTACTTTGCCTTGTAGACAATTGTTGTTGTGTCTGTAGTCCCACTCGGCGTTGTTCAGCTTGGATCTCTAATAAAAGTAAGATGAGTACTTTTTAATGTTTATTTCCTTTGATCGAGCAACATACTATCTCTTCAAGATTCTGTTCATAGCAGACCTTGTATGTATCAGGACCATTCGTGTATTTAATGATTATTCGTGCTCTTTTGCTTGAATGTATCAGGACCATTCGTGTATTTAATCTCGTTGGTATAattagttgattttttttttttggaaataattaGTTGAATTTTTTCTCTTCGAAATGTGCTATGATTTTGATAGAGTGTAGGATATTCCCTGGATATAAGCTCATTTGGAAATTCATTTATTATGTAAAACACTTGACAATTTGCATTGCTTCTGTCACCCTTGGCTGCAGGTGAATGAAGATATGGGAGTTATTAATCATATAAGAAACCTTTTTTTGTTTACTCAAGATTACTCAATAGACCACATTCCTAGTCAAATACAACATAGTTTGAAGAGCTCTTCATCTCATGTAAGCTTCTTCGTCATGGACCAGGATTGCCTATAGTAATTATTACACAGTAGTCAATATCGGCATTTGACTTGAGATTTAATGATTTACACATACATTAAGTCAAATTTAAACGATCTCAATCATCGATTTAGATTGGATGGTCGAGACCAGTAACTGCATGACACAGTTATTAGTTATTACAGCTAATCTATTTTGAACATTATCACGaggtttatatttcttatttttttcagcAGGATATTTTGATGGAAAAATCATCTTCAGATATTATGCCTGCATGCATGACGAATGAAACAGTGGATGTTTTGATGCCCCTTCAATGTTCTGGGAGGAACAGTGCAACTAATTCTGCTTATTGGGAAATGGGTGATGATGTGATCAAGCACGAAATACCCGAGCTCAATAGTGATGTGAGTCCCATTTTGCTTCAGTCGACGTTTGATATGATTAACGTGAAGCATCAGGAATTTGGAGAGATAAGGCCTCTAAGTGCGAGGGAGTGTGCAGGGGGCAGTGATGGCCACAAAAATATGAGATTAGAATCGGAACAAAATTTATCATCATTTTTGAACAATTCTCTTATAAATAATGATGGCGTCAGCGATTTGATACACCATTCAGAAAAGTCCAGAGTTGATTCTGCATGCTTTCCTACAGATTTTCTAGAAGCATATGTTTCAGAAAGTGACAAATCTCATAAACACTGCAAAAAGTCAGAGTTTTGGACTGTGCCTTGTGGCAAGGATACCTCCTATACACAGTTGAGTTTTCCGGCTGGCTGTGAACTACACGAAGCACTTGGACCAGCATCTTTGAAAGGGAGCAAATATTTGGATTCGCTGGCACAGGTTAATCAAGATGTGAAAATTATGGATATGCCAGACACAGTTAACACTAGTCAATCAACTCCAGAGCATCTTTTGGAAGCAATGGTGGCCAATATTTGTCACAGTAGTAATAATGATGTTAATAGTGAATCATCATTTTATAGATCAAAGCAATCTGCAATAAGTTCTGGCAAAAAACCTGAAGTTTCTATTCAAAATGTGACTGTTAATCCAGAAAGCTATTCAATAGATCATCCTTCTCTTTTCAGAGAGGAAAAACACCATTGTTTGAGCTCATCGTCAGGGGTATGTGGTGTTATGTCATCTCAAGGCATTTCATCTCTATGTCCTAGTGCTTGTAGTGAACAACTCGAAAGGTCATCTGAACCATCtaagaacatcaaaaagagagCTAGACCTGGAGAAAGTTGCAGACCTCGGCCAAGAGACAGGCAACTGATCCAAGATCGAATTAAGGAGCTGAGAGAGTTGGTTCCAAATGGTGCAAAGGTATCTTGTTGTACCTTTTTTCTTACCATTTTTTGGTTTACGTGATGGTTGCAATTCTGGTTCATTTGACTAAACATTTTATGTTAACTCCAACAGTGCAGTATTGATTCACTACTGGAGCGCTCGATAAAGCACATGCTCTTTCTGCAAAGCATAACTAAGCATGCTGACAAGCTAACAAAATTCGCTGATTCTAAATCAAAGGTAAGGTAGTAAGGTTTAAAGGGATTTGAGAAATATATCCTCTGGTCTGTCATATGTAAAAAACTAACACTCCTGCATTTAAATTCAAATGACCCCGTTATAAAATTCTgttgttttttctgttctttaacACTCTTGCAATTTCACAGTTGCATCATGTGGAAGCAGACATTCTTGGATCCTCTAGTAGTGAGCAGGGTTCAAGTTGGGCAATGGAGGTAGGGGGTCATCTAAAAGTTCATTCAATATTAGTGGAGAATCTTAGCAAGAACGGACAGATGCTTGTTGAGGTACGTATGAGTATGACTTGAAAATTACGATTTGATTTGTTGATTAAAAACTATAATACGCAAGTACAAAATGAAAAACCTTGCTGATGGAAAATGGAGTTGGTTTGGACTCGTAATCATCTATTGCAtacattttctattttaattctgACTTTTTTGCTGTAGATGCTATGTGAAGAATGGAGCCATTTTCTTGAAA
The Vicia villosa cultivar HV-30 ecotype Madison, WI linkage group LG6, Vvil1.0, whole genome shotgun sequence genome window above contains:
- the LOC131610108 gene encoding transcription factor EMB1444-like isoform X1, giving the protein MGSNLHQLLRSLCFNTHWNYAIFWKLKHCAPNPMILTLEDAYCDNSDYFDASENKTLEQIKGGKFSHEALGLAVAKMSYNVYSLGEGVVGQVAVTGKHRWICADDQVTSSDLSFEFTDLWQTQFSAGIRTIVVVSVVPLGVVQLGSLIKVNEDMGVINHIRNLFLFTQDYSIDHIPSQIQHSLKSSSSHQDILMEKSSSDIMPACMTNETVDVLMPLQCSGRNSATNSAYWEMGDDVIKHEIPELNSDVSPILLQSTFDMINVKHQEFGEIRPLSARECAGGSDGHKNMRLESEQNLSSFLNNSLINNDGVSDLIHHSEKSRVDSACFPTDFLEAYVSESDKSHKHCKKSEFWTVPCGKDTSYTQLSFPAGCELHEALGPASLKGSKYLDSLAQVNQDVKIMDMPDTVNTSQSTPEHLLEAMVANICHSSNNDVNSESSFYRSKQSAISSGKKPEVSIQNVTVNPESYSIDHPSLFREEKHHCLSSSSGVCGVMSSQGISSLCPSACSEQLERSSEPSKNIKKRARPGESCRPRPRDRQLIQDRIKELRELVPNGAKCSIDSLLERSIKHMLFLQSITKHADKLTKFADSKSKLHHVEADILGSSSSEQGSSWAMEVGGHLKVHSILVENLSKNGQMLVEMLCEEWSHFLEIAEAIRSLGLTIVKGATKTRDDKMLICFIVEVENNKNVHRLDILWPLVQILQSKSTAATVTG
- the LOC131610108 gene encoding transcription factor EMB1444-like isoform X2: MGSNLHQLLRSLCFNTHWNYAIFWKLKHCAPNPMILTLEDAYCDNSDYFDASENKTLEQIKGGKFSHEALGLAVAKMSYNVYSLGEGVVGQVAVTGKHRWICADDQVTSSDLSFEFTDLWQTQFSAGIRTIVVVSVVPLGVVQLGSLIKVNEDMGVINHIRNLFLFTQDYSIDHIPSQIQHSLKSSSSHDILMEKSSSDIMPACMTNETVDVLMPLQCSGRNSATNSAYWEMGDDVIKHEIPELNSDVSPILLQSTFDMINVKHQEFGEIRPLSARECAGGSDGHKNMRLESEQNLSSFLNNSLINNDGVSDLIHHSEKSRVDSACFPTDFLEAYVSESDKSHKHCKKSEFWTVPCGKDTSYTQLSFPAGCELHEALGPASLKGSKYLDSLAQVNQDVKIMDMPDTVNTSQSTPEHLLEAMVANICHSSNNDVNSESSFYRSKQSAISSGKKPEVSIQNVTVNPESYSIDHPSLFREEKHHCLSSSSGVCGVMSSQGISSLCPSACSEQLERSSEPSKNIKKRARPGESCRPRPRDRQLIQDRIKELRELVPNGAKCSIDSLLERSIKHMLFLQSITKHADKLTKFADSKSKLHHVEADILGSSSSEQGSSWAMEVGGHLKVHSILVENLSKNGQMLVEMLCEEWSHFLEIAEAIRSLGLTIVKGATKTRDDKMLICFIVEVENNKNVHRLDILWPLVQILQSKSTAATVTG